In Gracilinanus agilis isolate LMUSP501 chromosome 1, AgileGrace, whole genome shotgun sequence, the sequence gaagttcattacatttgattgtaccacagtgtacaatgttctcctggttctgctcctttcactctgcatcacttctggaggtcgttccagtttacatggaattcctctagttcattattccttacagcacaataatattccatcaccaacagataccacagtttgttcaaccattccccaatcgatggacagcccctcattttccaattttttgctatcacaaagagcacaggaatatttttgtacacgtatttttccttattatctctttcccAAAGTTGTTGGTGCTTACTCCTTGACATTATTTTGTATAGACTTTGTAATTTTCTGTGTGCATGTTATATGTCTGTTTCCTGTCCTTCCCACCTTTCTGCCTATGTAAGTTCCCCAAAGATTGAAACTCTTTTGTCTGTATCTCTCGTGCCTAACATTGTGCATtccacatagtaagtgcttaaatgtttgttgaatttagaGATTGGATACACATATGTACAGTATTcatgcgtgtgcatgtgtgtgagttGTCTATGTGACTAACATAATTTAACCAGATAGAGGGCTCAGAACAGAGCATCATAGGGCACTCATGATAGGCAATAGTTGGATactgatccagcaaaggaaaccaaGAAGAAATTATTAGACAGATGGGATAATCAGAAGAGAGTAGTGCCATAGCCAAAGGAGAGAGTATTGAGGAAGAAGTGGTCAATAGTATTAAAAACTTCTGAGGAGTTAAGGGCAATGAACactgagaaagaaatgggaagaaagggCATGGAGGCAGCCTATTCTTTGAAGGATTTTtgcagggaaaaggagaagagatatagtcaagccaataaacatttattaagcactggtAGATGAGTGCCTGAGATACAGCCCCTAccctaaaggagtttacattctaatgagagaagagagactatATGAACaactagataaatagatagaagaCATATACTGAGTAGGGAAAGCTTTAGCCTCTGGTGGGGTGTCCAGGGAGAAGCAGGGGACTATAAAAAGGCTCCTAGaataggtgggatttgagctgaaccttgaaggaaatcaagaaaacaaataatCCAAGATGGACAGAACATTCCAGCCACGGGGAGTCAGTAAGTATTTTGAGTTGGAGCGATCATTtgtgagttattttttttaaaccctttagaaccaatactgtgtattgattctaaggcagaagaggggtaagggctaggcaatgagtgttaggtgacttgtccagggtcacacagctaggaagtgtctgaggtcacatttgaatccaggacctcccatctctgggcctggctcccccTCTCCACTAAGCCATATAGCTGCCCCCTGAGACATTTTTTAGAGAATGGGGAGAAAATCTTGGATCTGTTTAAGGAAAATAGAgtcaaaagataaaaagattgAAGATAAGAGGGAGACTGGGGAAAGGAGGGGGTTGGGATAGTATCCGAGGTACAAGATTTGACTTTAACAAGGAGATGAGAATGGGGGGTAATAATAGGGACAAAATTGATAATGAATGGCCTCTATTTAATCTCATTAAAGTAGAAGTCCTCTGCTTGAGGAAAATGTAATAAGATAGAGTGGGGTATAGGAGCTTTGGTAACGAGCCTCTTTGGGGACTGCGAttaggaaagaatgaaaaggattTCATTGTAGTAGTGAGGGTTAGTGTAGTAGTAAGCCCAgggaaaattaaataacttaaatTTGTAGCAGACTTAGTAGacatggttgcatgatttttTCCAGCTGGATTAGAGACTCCTAAGGAAGGCTGAGTCCCCTCTGAGGCAACTGAGAGTGCAAATGTGAGGTGAGGAGAGTCCTTTTCTGAACATCTGGAATAAGACCTGTTGACCAGGGTTTATTCAGTTTACTGATATCCTCATCTAggaaaaacttatttatttaagcCTAGCATAAAGTTGATCCTAGAATAATTTGAGTCAGTATAGTGGGAGACGCACCAGAATTAGcgggacctgtgttcaaatgtgactttactACTTACTTGCGATTGGTCTATAGGTAATTCCCTTTCATTCTCTGGGCTAtattccccatctgtcaaatgaagaggttggattataTTATCTTGAAGacctcttccagctccaaattatAGAATCCAGTTTCCCCCAAAACTATTTGGGCTGTCATTGACTTTAGGAGATCATGAAGGTACCTACCTTTTATCTCCCCAAGGCCCAGTTTTCTGAAGATATTAAGAGGACTCTAGCTTAACTCCTTCAGAAGAGGCTAGTTAGGAATTCTCATGGGTCATGTAACATCCCTGGTAAGTAGGATTGGAACCCCTATTTTCTCCATGTGACTGAAGAAGTCACTCAGGGCCTCAACTCTGGGGCATCTGATGAAAAGCCTGTAACTTGGGTCCTATTTGGCAGGATATTTGGAGGTCAGGCAGTAATGTTAGTTATCAGCCTTTCTGAATGCCATTTAGACCTGGAAAGTTTGTGTGGGTGGAAATTTGCTACACTGAGGCCCAGGACTGGAACCATTTTCGTTAATATCCAGCTTAGGGATGGGATAGGAAATGCCATGGTCCTGAGACCTCCCAGTGCCTGCCAACAAATTCTGCTGGAAGAAGTTGCTGTGGGCTTCCTGCCATCTTAGAGCAGACATCAAGACTCTGGCTATGCCAGCTGTTTCTACTGAGGCAAGACGCAGCAAGTCCCAGACTTCTGGTAACAGCTTCTTCTCAGAGCTTACCAGGCTGTGAAGCCCAGGGCCTGGACATGGAGTCTTACTGCACAGAGGGCCTGTGTTTTAATGGGCTCCCTGTGGTGGCACCAAAGCACCATATCCTCTGTAGATCAGAGAGCTCTGAGGTAGGAGGCATTGAGCATTGTGACAATTCACCTTTCAACTGTTCTCCTGGTGTCTGAGCAGCCCCTGCTTTTCTGTTCTACTTCCTCTCCTAATGGGGTCCCTAAAGCTTCAAAGAAAGGTTATATCTCCTGGCAGGCTAGTCTCTCCACCACATCCTCTACCAAAGGCTATTTCTTATGTCACGAAGACTTCTGATCTCTGTGACTTGGGCTGTCATTGGGAAACTGTGGGCAATGCTTTgggtcagtcagtaaacatttattaagcttctaactgctaagtgctggggattaaaaaaaaaaaaaaaaaaagaggcaaagacagtccctgccctcaaggatttcaCAATCTACTGGAGGTGACAACAAACGACTTTGTACAAATTCTGTACCGATTTGGGAGGGTTCTGGATAACTGATGCTCCCTGAACCTTGATTCAATCAATGGAGCCCAGTGTCCTGAGAGcactttttcctcttcccctacAGTTCCATGTATTATGATGAAGATGGTGACCTGGCCCACGAGTTCTATGAGGAAACAATTGTCACCAAGAATGGGCGGAAGCGTGCCAAGCTGAGGCGGGTGCAGAAGAACCTGATCCCTCAGGTAAGGAAGAGCAAGAGATTCAGAACCTCTCCACAACTTCCACCTTTTATCCTGTTTTGTCTCCATAATGTCATATAGGGATTATGCCTCAAAACAAATGAAGGTTCAGTAGAGCCACTTCCTCCTCCACCAATTTTTGTGCTTTGATCATTACTTCTCTGTGGCCTGCTCTTTCCACTATCATTCTGGATTGGGATTAGTTGAAATGGCCACCTTTTgctcttattctctttttcttattagaaacTGCTTGCTTTGAAGCTGACTAAGGCCTGATAAAAGATTATGTACCCCTCACATTAACTCCAGTCAGTCATGCTACCCTTGGGAACTGAGATATACAGGGGACAGGAAAAGCAAGGCCAGTCTAGGAAGAGCTCACAGTCTTTAGGGATTCTGGAGGAGTAGATTTGGGTCCATCCACTGGGAGCTCAGTCTGTTTGGGGAGACCTGATTTACATACTGGAAACAATAGAACAGAGTAGATTCCAATGTTAGACTGTGTTTTTTCATTCactccacaaacatttattaagagccctCTGAACAATGAATTATGCTAGATCCTGGAAGAGTGACAAAGATTATTGGAATagttacataaataaatataacacaaattagagtattaaaaagtattttagggggcagctgagtagctcagtggagtgagagtcaggcctagagacaggaggtcctaggttcaaacccggcctcagccacttctcagctgtgtgaccctgggcaagtcacttgacccctattgcccacccttaccaatcttccacctatgagacaatacaccgaagtacaagggttaaaaaaaaaaaaaaaaaaaaaaaaggtattttaaagtgctttggtATTAGATGACAGAGAAATCAGTTGTAATAACaggcatttatatagaattttaaagtttattaaagtGCTTCATATTTGTTCTCATTTTAGCCTGACAATAGTTCCTGTGAGATGGGTggtatttatctccattttacagattataggaaactgaggatgGGAGGTTTAGTGACTCAGCCATGATTAGTTTCACAGCCACTAAACATTAAGGTTGGgctttgaacctgggtcttcctgatttgggGTTCAGTATTCTATGCTATACTGCCTCCAAGGGGAGTATGGGGAATCAAGGCCCGAAAGGTGACTAAGGCGAGTACCCTGGGGACTTTCTGAAAGGGGTAGAACTGAGACTGGGCCTAACCCATATCCACTTTATTTTCAGGGTATTGTGAGGCTGGACCACCCTCGCCTCCACGTGGATTTCCCAGTGATCATCTGTGAGATGTGAGCCCTGCAGCCCCTTCCTGCCCACGCCCCAAGTCTGTGGGGTGGTGGGTATGGACATCTGGGTAGGAGGAGGGGCAGCAGGGCCCAGAAAAGGCCTTGGCTGGGGAAAACTCCCCACTTCCTTGGCAGGGCATCCCAAGCTCAAAGCGTGGGTCCTGATGAAAGGGGCCTGGCTTAAAGTAGCCGCCCCAGAATGAACTCCATCTGACAGGGGCCCCTTAGTGGGCTGTATTTTTTCATCTGCAAGCCAAGGGATGAGGAAGCTGGGTGCTCAGTTCTGTTTCTTCCACAGTACTGGGTGGTATCAGTTTGAGGGGGGGGGTCAAGGGATAAAGGATGTTTGGCTTGGCTCACTGGTATGGATTTTCTCTAGGCTCTTGAGTGTCTGGGTAAAGGAAGGGGGTAGGATACTCAGTTTCTCTTCCTGGACCCCAAAGCCCCACCCTACCCTCCAACATCTAGAGGAGTGTCAGGAAATAAAAACTGGGTGAAAGCTCAGGCCAGGAATTTCAGGGTacaaattttccttccttctgacCTCAACCACCCCGGCCCTCCCCTCCTGCCCAGTTTCCTCCTATCGTGTGCCTCCCTCTGCCCAGCCTGAGGGGCAGGGGCAGGAGAGGCCTGGGGCTCTGTCACTGTTGGGGAAACTAGGGGCCACAGCACTTTATGAGCGGGGTCTCCTCTTTTCCTGGCCCTTCCCCTTGTGTCCCATTGGGTTGTGGGGCTGGCCATGGGGAGCTTTGCTATGCACAAGCAGaaccctcctttctccttcccttcacaTTTCTGAGCATTTCAGCCGTTTGCTACCTCGATTCCTCCACCCCCGAGGGAGGCTGGTCTCAATGAATCTCACCACCACCCCTGAACCCCTCCTTCTGAGCCCACAATTAGTTCAGCCTGCTGGAACTGGGGGGAATTAGAAGGCCCCCATATCTGGGATGAGTTTCACTTCCTACACTGTGATCCTCCCTAGacatttccccacccccacccagcgACCCCCACAGATATACCTGGACCCTGAGGGTATGTTTGGAAACTGAAGGGGCAGTGAATCTTCTCAGTGGAAACCTTAGTCCTGGGAGAAAAGCAGAGACCTTAAGGATATGGGGGAGAGGATCCTTGCCCAGCATTCCTGCTCAGCTGCCTAAGAAGCTTTTTTGGTTCTCACACCAACCCTTTcttgggagaagaagggggagttTCCACACACTACACTTGCTGTGTCCTTCAGGCCTGTGCCCAGTGGCTCTGGAGAGCACATTCTCATCCAGCCCCCCACAGGCATCTTTGCTAACCTGGCAAACTTACCCAGATCTCTTTAGTATCCCAGCCCCTCTCACCTGGTACTGTGCTGGCCCAAACCCTCCCCCAAGCTGCTCACCTGCTAGTGGGCAAGGGCAACTGGGTCCAACCTTCTGCTCTCCAGGGTCTGACTGGGCAAGGGGTGGGATAAGGAGACCACAGAAGGGAGATTTACAATGTGAAGGTTTGTAAATAGTATATCTATGTCCATGATATTGTTGAAGCAGAACTTCAGTCCGTTTACTTTTTAggattactttttttaattccttctgtGCAAACTGTGCTTTTAGTGTGAATGTGGCAGAGAGACAGTCTGGGGCAGAGGTgataatagagggagaagagcTGGTTGCTCTTTTCTCCCAGCCCAGGCTGGTATGCCCTTTTgttcaatttaaataaaattatttgtagatCCCAATGAGTGAGTAATTTATTGGGAATGGGATCCTTTTAGACTGTGCACTGGGGGTAGAAGACATGGGAGGTTTGTCTGAGAGGGCCAAATGAGGATCAAAAAAAAGTAGCAGTGATAGTCTGTTCTGTAACACtactaacttttctaaaactctCTCTCTGAGGAGGCAGCTCCATTTGTGCCAGTGCCTTGGGAATTTAGCCATGTGCCCTCCCCTAACCCCCAACCCTCCAATGAGCTGAAGAGAATTCCTGCATCCTCACTTAGTGAATGACTGGAGAGAGGGGAACCTGATATTTGTATTAAATGCCAACTGCTCCCCCAACTTCTGGCAGTAGAGGGCAGTATTTGTGTGGCCAGAAGATCTCTGGGGCCTGAAGGGGCAAGAGGCAGGTGCCTTTAGAAGATGGCCTCTGAGAACCATTTTTTTAGGTAATAGTTGCCAGctttatgaaatgaaatgattagGAAAAGTTAGAATTGGTTACTGTTCATGAGTCTTCAAAATAAAGAGGCCATTTGGCATTGGGAATAAGAGTCCTGCTGACCTTGGAATTCAGAAGAAGTGGCAGAGTTCACATCCTACCTCAGAAATAAACCATGGCAGCCATGGGTATAttccttttctgagcctcagacaGACGTTGACAGACTTTTGGATCTTCTAATTCATGGAAAGTAGGTTCTATCCTCTTAGAAATGaccatttataaatttaaaactttaatttgGTTTTCCAGGGAAATATTTTTCCAGAATGGTCTATGGGAAGACTCATTTAGTGAAAACAGGATTTTACTAGCTGATTTTATCTGATTGATTCAATTGGTATCTGTGTTCTACTTCCCAAGTGTATGGTATGATAGGCAGAATAGACCCCAGTGCCATGGTCTTGGGGCCACACAGGGCACATAGCTGGGAGAGCCCTCCTCCCACCAAAGAGAAAAGTCCCTTCTTTCTCAGCAGCTGAGCATGGTGACAGCAGTACCACTTTCTTGCTCCTTCCCCagcaacccccaccccccaccttagGTCTATAATTCGAGGCCTGGTAAGGTTTTAGAAAGGGGAGCTTAGCTACATAGCTCACTAATAACcgatttttactcctttagacaGGAATGGAAGTTTCATTCTTTTCCAAGACTGCTGAACAACTAAGTCCTTTCCCAATCCTGACCCCTTTTCTCCTCTACCATTCTTATACCACCTCACTTCATCCTAGACTAGAGTTTTCCACAAGTTCTTTCCCTTTAAGAGAGAAGCCATCATGCAATCTGCCTATCATTAAGTGGCATTGGGCATGGCTATGTCTGTAGATTTGGCATAGGGGCAATGAGGGAGTCATGTCAATGAACATGGCAGGGGTGGAGAAAGTGTTCTGATGGTCTTGGGTTTGGGAAGTGTCTGTGTGGTAAGGTCTGGTTCTGATTCTGAATGTGGTAGATGAAGGTGAAAAAAATACAAGTTATCTTGTCTTTGCCTTCTGAGTGCCTGTTCTTGATTGGAACAGTGGTAACCCCAGAGTTCTTAGGAATCCAAACACCATACTTCTAAGCTGGGAACTCTCTGGACTTCATACTGGGCTTGATTGTAGGTGATAAAAGATTTATTGGGGCATATTACCATCCCCCAACCCTGACTTCCCCCTCCAAGCCCTTACCCAGGTTACTGCCAGAGTCATCTATGCCAGCATCTACCCTTCCCCAAAGTTGGGTGAACTCTCTGCCCTGGGATGGGTTTGTTTCATCTGATCCCCAGAGCTGGGAACAATGAGGGTTGAGGCTGACACTTCCCTCATTCCCAGTGGCCTGAGctcacttccttcctccttcaacCCTCAGAGGGAGCCTCCCTACCCTGACCAGGGGCCAGGGCTCTGCTcagcttttctctttctccctcctcccattccctGGGGGCTTTTAGACCAGGTAGTGAAGGCTTCAAAGCCCCCTTTCCCCCCTCTATCTGACTTTCTCAgttcattttctccctccttaatATAGGCTCTCACAGGGAAGGAGTTTCAAGGATTCAGTATTTTaggacttagagctagaaaggaccttaggatTTGTCTAGCTCAAATACTTCATCAtacagattaaaaaccagaacaaAACAGAGGCCTTTTTCTTTTACTGAAAGAAAGGCAAGAGTGCTAAGAATTAGGTACCCCTAGGTATCCTGAGTCTGGGGAAGAGGTATGGGGTCCCTGGATATGGGGAATAAATCCATTAATCTAATCAACAAATATATTGCTTCAATTCTGTCTGACTcaaggaccccatttggggttttcttgttaaagatattggaataatttcctattttccttctccagctcatcctacagatgaggaaacagaggcaaacagcctaagtgatttgcccagagctaTATGggttgtaagtgtctgaggctgaatttgaaatcaggtcatcttgactccattctatcctggcactctattccacctggccacctagctgctttgtttctattttcctaGGGGAACTCAGAGAGTTCATTCAAGACCTAGGGACCAGGCACACCTTAGGGAAATCTTTTTCCTTGAATTAAATTGGACTCTCCCTGCCACTTCAGGAGTAGTTGAGAGCCGGGAATAGAACAGGAGGCTGGATAAGGGAGAGGGCAGTAATACTACCCACCACACCTCCAGTCCAGACATTAACATAAACAAATAATATGCACTGTGCCCCAGCACCCTACACTCACACAAACTTCAAGGTATTTAGAGCTGTAAGGAACCTTAGAAAGAAACTAGGCCTGGCCCTTTCCTTTAGAGATGAGGATTTTTGAGACCCAAAGATGTTGAGGCTTGATGAAATTCACACAAATAAGTGCCAGGATTCAGTCTCAAGTTTATTTAAAATGTGGTCTTTCCactacacacatgtacacatatgcgCCCATGTATATGCATATTCTTGGCTCTAAAGGCTTAGGGTGGAATTTTTCTTCTGCTCTCAGTGGAAAAAACCTGACTCAGCTCCTGGaagttccttcctttcccctccaacACCCCCCTTCCACTTCcctgcctcttccctccccacccctcacccccaactcACATTCTATACACAGATAAAGCTTTCTTCCTCAGTTCCCAGCCTTGTGCTGTTCCCTCTCTTgttcctctcccttcccatctcAGATCCTTTAGTGGCCTGAGCCACTGGCCTGGCACTGCCCCTGGCATAGGCCTCATAATTGAGCTGAATGCCTGAACAAACTCTTCCttattcattttcccttttgacTTGGGTTCCTCTCGTTATCAGGAGCCCAAGAGGGAGACTGAGATTACTGAAGcagcttctccctcttccctctcctgtccacttcctgccccccccacccccccagtacCCTCTGCCCAGACCACTCTTCGTTCACAGCTGAAGTCCCTGTGGGGAAAGACTTTTCCCCCTCAGCTCCTCTGACTCCTAGATCCCTGTTTGGGACTTTTAAGGCCCAGGAGGCCAAAGGTATTTATGGAAGGGGAGGAGGTGACCCAACCCAAGATAAGCCCCTAGAGAAATGCATGGATTGGGGATACCGGAAGGGAAGCTGGGGGAGACTGGCCTCTTCCTGCCCACCCACCCGCCTCTGGTCATTAGGTCTCTTCCTCTTGGAGGGGCAgcaggaaatgaggaaaagggaggggatgGGACTTTAGTAAGAACACCAGGCGCTAGGAACCCAGCACGAGTGAGAGAGGCAGGAGGCAGCCCTAGAGCCAGTGCCTCCTAGGCATCAGGGAAAGTGAAGGGTATCAGAGAGCAAACACAGGGCAGTGGGCTTCTGGATGGtgtggaaaaacaaagaaattgatCCCA encodes:
- the TUSC2 gene encoding tumor suppressor candidate 2 → MGTSGSKGRGLWPFSAPAAAAGPGGSPELTEAARAQHALARARGLRTAQPFVFTRRGSMYYDEDGDLAHEFYEETIVTKNGRKRAKLRRVQKNLIPQGIVRLDHPRLHVDFPVIICEM